The following DNA comes from Desulfotomaculum sp..
AACAGTTCGTCTTCCCCGCTGTTCCCGCCTCTCCAGACAGGACCAACCGTGTGAATAACATATCTGGCTTTCAGATTGCCCCCGGTGGTAATCACCGCCTCACCTGCAGGCAGCCTTCCCTGCCTGGCGACTATCTGTTTGCATTCTTCAAGTATTTTTGGACCACCGGCCCTGTGGATTGCCCCGTCAACCCCGCCGCCGCCCATCAAACTTGAATTGGCCGCGTTGACAACCGCTTCCGTATCCTGTTGCGTGATGTCGCCTCTGACAAGAACCAGAAGTGTTTTAACCACGTAAATTTCCAAAAATCAAAAACCTCCTTTAAAAATGCAAAGCTTAGCTGCGCTATTCCGCCGGGAGCCGCCGCAATTCAAAGATAACAGTGTTGTCAGGATCGGGACAAGCCCAAGTTGTAACTTCACTATTCTGCGCCCAGGGAAAATTTCCTCCATAAAGCAATGCCGCAACCGCAGAGCGCAGCGAATCATATGCAAACTGGCAGAGGCCGCCGGGCATATACTGAGAGAATTCAAAACTGTCGCCGACTTTATGACCGTAAGAGCAACCGTTTTCGCCCCTGATTTCAACTATTGTGGCTATAACTTTATATTTATACAAGAACTTGTCCCCCCTGTCAGTAGTAATATGGATTGTATTTAATTTCGATATCATCCTCAACTGTCTGCATGAACTGCCTACGTGCTCAAGTTCGCCTCAGGACATCATTGTCACAGTTCGCTCAGGCGCCCGTGCCGGCAACTCCAACGGTTCGCTTCGAACAGGACCAAGCGGCGCTGCTTTAGAAG
Coding sequences within:
- a CDS encoding O-acetyl-ADP-ribose deacetylase; the protein is MEIYVVKTLLVLVRGDITQQDTEAVVNAANSSLMGGGGVDGAIHRAGGPKILEECKQIVARQGRLPAGEAVITTGGNLKARYVIHTVGPVWRGGNSGEDELLRSSCLTSLSLAWEKGISTISFPSVSTGAYGFPIKRAARIALSTVFDFCQNHLVKEIRFVLFSEQDLKIYEDVLRCLV
- a CDS encoding TIGR04076 family protein — its product is MISKLNTIHITTDRGDKFLYKYKVIATIVEIRGENGCSYGHKVGDSFEFSQYMPGGLCQFAYDSLRSAVAALLYGGNFPWAQNSEVTTWACPDPDNTVIFELRRLPAE